From a single Ignavibacteriales bacterium genomic region:
- a CDS encoding zinc-binding dehydrogenase, with protein sequence MKCVRIHEHGGVEKLVFEEVPRPAIGPNDVLVQVKATSVNHLDIWVRQGLPGVRFPLPIIPGVDASGVVAELGESVRHVSVGERVVVAQGISCGHCKQCLNGDDNLCREYRLIGEHRDGADAEYISVPGRNVLKLPESVSCEAAAASALVFLTAWHMLVNKAKVQPGDDVLVIGASSGVGSAGLQIAGMLGARVIATTSTEEKETKLRELGVDEVINYTTHRVLDQVRRLTDKKGVEVVFDHVGVSVWEDSIKAMAKGGRLVTCGATSGYDAKTDLRYVFYKQIQILGSTMGRKGDLITIFNLIERGLLKPVIDRVLPLEDVRSAHQIVEAGKHFGKVVLTP encoded by the coding sequence ATGAAATGTGTCCGAATTCACGAACATGGCGGTGTAGAGAAGCTTGTTTTCGAGGAAGTCCCCCGACCGGCGATAGGTCCAAATGACGTGCTCGTTCAGGTCAAGGCGACGTCTGTCAACCATCTCGACATCTGGGTAAGGCAGGGGCTGCCGGGTGTACGGTTCCCGTTGCCGATTATTCCCGGGGTTGACGCGTCCGGCGTCGTGGCAGAGTTGGGTGAGTCTGTCCGTCACGTTTCTGTTGGCGAGAGGGTCGTCGTTGCGCAGGGGATTTCCTGCGGCCACTGCAAGCAGTGTCTGAATGGGGACGACAACCTTTGCAGGGAGTACAGATTGATCGGCGAGCATAGGGATGGGGCGGATGCAGAGTACATCTCGGTCCCTGGAAGAAACGTTCTCAAGCTGCCGGAGTCTGTGAGTTGTGAGGCGGCGGCGGCATCCGCGTTGGTGTTCCTGACCGCCTGGCATATGCTTGTGAACAAAGCGAAAGTGCAGCCGGGGGACGATGTGCTGGTGATCGGAGCCAGCAGCGGTGTCGGAAGCGCCGGCCTGCAAATTGCCGGGATGCTGGGAGCCAGAGTCATCGCGACGACGAGCACGGAAGAAAAAGAAACGAAACTGAGGGAGCTCGGAGTCGACGAGGTCATCAACTACACGACGCATCGTGTCCTGGATCAAGTCCGCCGGCTAACTGACAAGAAAGGGGTCGAAGTCGTCTTTGATCATGTAGGCGTGAGTGTGTGGGAAGACAGCATCAAGGCGATGGCGAAGGGGGGACGCCTGGTCACGTGCGGTGCCACCTCGGGTTACGACGCGAAAACAGATTTGCGGTACGTGTTCTACAAGCAGATTCAGATTCTTGGATCCACGATGGGCCGAAAAGGTGATCTCATCACAATTTTCAACCTCATCGAACGAGGCCTCCTGAAGCCGGTCATCGATCGCGTCCTGCCTCTCGAAGATGTGCGATCGGCACATCAGATCGTCGAGGCCGGGAAACACTTTGGGAAAGTTGTCTTGACTCCGTAA
- a CDS encoding Fur family transcriptional regulator: MDKKKNQHIERFREKCKALGLNVTPQRLAIYKAVAGDETHPSPDAVFRRVRSSHPTISHATVYKTLDTFERHGIISKLTPLHESVRYDPMTSQHHHIVCVRCKKVVNLADDDLEAIHIPSQVNHGNKVLGYSVHFSVLCASCKERE, translated from the coding sequence TTGGACAAGAAGAAGAATCAGCACATCGAGCGTTTTCGTGAGAAGTGCAAGGCTCTGGGATTGAACGTCACGCCTCAGCGTTTGGCAATCTACAAGGCCGTTGCGGGTGACGAGACGCACCCCAGTCCCGATGCCGTCTTCCGCCGCGTCAGGTCAAGTCACCCTACCATTTCTCACGCAACGGTCTACAAGACACTCGACACGTTTGAGCGGCACGGCATCATCTCGAAGCTGACACCCCTTCACGAGAGCGTTCGATACGATCCGATGACATCCCAACATCATCATATCGTCTGTGTGCGATGCAAGAAGGTCGTGAACCTGGCTGACGACGATTTGGAGGCCATCCATATTCCCTCACAAGTCAACCACGGCAACAAAGTCCTTGGATATAGTGTGCATTTTAGTGTGCTTTGTGCGTCATGCAAAGAGCGTGAATGA
- the katG gene encoding catalase/peroxidase HPI — MSEANKCPVPHGAHDHTVGGGTTNRHWWPNQLNLDVLHQHSSKSNPMGGGFNYAEEFKTLDLKAVKKDLRELMTKSQDWWPADFGHYGPLFIRMAWHSAGTYRTGDGRGGAGNGSQRFAPLNSWPDNANLDKARRLLWPIKQKYGRKISWADLMILTGNVALESMGFKSFGFAGGREDIWEPEGDIYWGSEDKWLGDKRYAGDRDLENPLAAVQMGLIYVNPEGPNGNPDPIAAARDIRETFARMAMNDEETVALIAGGHTFGKAHGAGDAKHVGPEPEAAGIDEQGLGWKSSFGTGKGGDAITSGLEVIWTTTPTKWSNNFFWNLFSFEWELMKSPAGANQWKPKGGVAAGTVPDAADPSKRHAPSMLTTDLALRFDPDYEKISRRFMENPDQFADAFARAWFKLTHRDMGPRARYLGPEVPAEELIWQDPIPAVNHKLIDAQDISSLKGKIVASGLSVSELVSTAWASASTFRGSDKRGGANGARVRLAPQKDWEVNQPAQLAKVLKTLEGIQSAFNNAQSGGKKVSLADLIVLAGCAGVERAAKNAGHEVSVPFAPGRMDASQEQTDAASFAVLEPITDGFRNFQKARYAVSVEELLVEKAQLLTLTAPEMTVLLGGMRVLKTNVAGSQHGVFTKRPDALTNDFFVNLLDMSTTWKATADNNEVFEGRDRATGSLKWTGTRVDLIFGSNSQLRALAEVYACEDSLEKFLHDFVAVWNKVMNLDRFDLP, encoded by the coding sequence ATGAGCGAAGCAAACAAGTGCCCGGTGCCGCATGGAGCCCACGACCACACCGTTGGCGGCGGCACGACGAACCGACACTGGTGGCCGAACCAGCTGAATCTCGATGTCCTGCACCAGCATTCCTCAAAATCCAACCCGATGGGTGGAGGATTCAATTACGCTGAAGAATTTAAGACTCTCGACCTGAAGGCCGTGAAGAAGGACCTGCGAGAGCTGATGACGAAGTCTCAGGACTGGTGGCCGGCGGACTTTGGGCACTACGGACCTCTGTTCATCCGCATGGCGTGGCACAGTGCCGGCACCTACCGCACCGGAGATGGACGCGGCGGGGCAGGCAACGGCAGCCAGCGCTTCGCGCCCCTCAACAGCTGGCCCGACAATGCGAACCTCGACAAGGCGCGCCGATTGCTCTGGCCGATCAAGCAGAAGTACGGCCGGAAAATTTCCTGGGCCGACCTGATGATCCTCACTGGCAACGTCGCGTTGGAATCGATGGGTTTCAAGTCGTTCGGTTTCGCCGGAGGGCGTGAGGATATCTGGGAACCGGAAGGGGACATCTACTGGGGTTCCGAAGACAAGTGGCTGGGTGACAAGCGCTATGCCGGTGACCGGGATCTCGAAAACCCGCTCGCTGCTGTGCAGATGGGGCTCATCTACGTCAACCCGGAAGGCCCGAACGGAAACCCAGACCCGATCGCTGCGGCGCGGGATATCCGCGAAACCTTTGCTCGCATGGCCATGAACGATGAGGAGACTGTGGCTCTCATTGCTGGCGGCCATACCTTTGGCAAGGCCCATGGTGCCGGCGATGCGAAACATGTAGGGCCTGAGCCCGAGGCTGCTGGTATCGATGAGCAGGGACTGGGCTGGAAGAGCAGCTTTGGAACGGGCAAAGGCGGCGACGCAATCACCAGCGGCCTGGAAGTAATCTGGACGACCACGCCCACGAAGTGGAGCAACAACTTCTTCTGGAACCTGTTCAGCTTCGAATGGGAACTGATGAAGAGCCCGGCGGGTGCGAATCAGTGGAAGCCAAAAGGGGGGGTAGCTGCAGGAACAGTGCCGGATGCGGCGGACCCGTCAAAGCGTCATGCGCCATCCATGCTGACTACGGACCTCGCCCTGAGGTTTGATCCTGACTACGAAAAGATCTCGCGACGCTTCATGGAAAATCCGGATCAGTTTGCGGACGCGTTCGCTCGGGCTTGGTTCAAACTGACGCACCGCGACATGGGACCGCGCGCGCGTTATCTCGGTCCAGAGGTTCCGGCAGAAGAGCTCATCTGGCAAGACCCCATCCCCGCCGTCAATCACAAACTGATTGATGCACAGGACATCTCCTCCCTCAAGGGCAAGATCGTGGCTTCTGGACTGTCAGTGTCGGAGCTGGTGTCAACCGCCTGGGCATCGGCATCCACCTTCCGTGGTTCGGACAAACGCGGTGGTGCCAACGGTGCCCGCGTTCGTCTGGCCCCGCAGAAGGACTGGGAAGTCAACCAGCCTGCCCAACTCGCGAAGGTGCTCAAGACCCTGGAGGGTATCCAGAGTGCATTCAACAACGCACAGTCCGGCGGCAAGAAGGTATCATTGGCTGACCTGATCGTTCTGGCGGGTTGTGCGGGTGTCGAACGGGCTGCGAAGAATGCCGGCCACGAGGTGTCCGTTCCCTTCGCTCCGGGACGCATGGACGCGTCGCAGGAGCAGACCGATGCGGCCTCCTTCGCCGTGCTTGAGCCGATCACGGATGGATTCCGCAACTTCCAGAAGGCCCGTTACGCGGTATCGGTCGAGGAACTGCTGGTTGAGAAGGCGCAATTACTGACCCTGACCGCACCCGAGATGACGGTACTGCTGGGCGGCATGCGCGTCCTGAAGACCAATGTCGCAGGGTCCCAACACGGAGTCTTCACAAAGCGGCCAGACGCCCTCACCAATGACTTCTTCGTGAATCTACTCGACATGAGCACGACGTGGAAAGCGACAGCAGATAACAATGAGGTATTCGAGGGGCGCGATCGCGCAACGGGCTCACTCAAGTGGACCGGCACCCGTGTCGATCTGATCTTTGGTTCGAACTCCCAACTCAGGGCCTTGGCCGAAGTCTACGCTTGTGAGGACTCCCTCGAGAAGTTTCTGCACGACTTTGTCGCGGTGTGGAACAAAGTAATGAACCTTGACCGCTTCGATCTTCCCTGA
- the metH gene encoding methionine synthase, which yields MPISFLDILKEKIVVFDGATGTHLQSQNLTADDFGGEHYNGCNEYLVVTRPSAVENVHRDYLEAGCDVIETNSFGGASTVLAEYGLGDSSYDLNFKAASLARNVAHGYSRKGHPRFVAGSMGPTTKLPSLGHISFKEMADSYQVQARALIDGGVDLLSLETCQDVLQIKSALCGIHDAFQASGKRVPIVVSVTIETMGTMLLGTEIAAALAAIEPFDVDVIGMNCATGPKEMSDHVRVLSASSPKPIFVMPNAGLPENIGGKAHYHLSPPELSKYLSHFVKDLGVQVVGGCCGTTQEHIRQLVQAVGNLSPAPRKFDFVPGASSLYQAIPFQTLPPPILIGERTNANGSKQFRELLLKEDWEAMVAMGRDQVREQAHMLDVCVAYAGRNEAADMRELITRFNTQISIPLVLDSTEPPVIEEALQRIGGKAIVNSINLEDGEERLAKVVGLCKRYGAAVIALTIDENGMTKTAQSKLAVARRIYELAVGKYGMKPHDLIFDLLTFTLGSGEEEFRRSGLETLEGIRLVKQEFPGVHTSLGVSNVSFGLSPALRHALNSVFLHFAVEAGLDMAIVHASKIMPLFKIDERGRELCRHLIFDERKYEGEGADRRCVYDPLTELMAYYAGQKTGEKARTEPRGGTIEERLKNRIIDGNKVGIPVDLEEALKRIPALDIINVVLLDGMKVVGELFGSGQMQLPFVLQSAEVMKSAVSFLEPFLDKKEGSQKGTLVIATVKGDVHDIGKNLVDIILTNNGYRVINLGIRCPIETMLQAVHEHNADAIGMSGLLVKSTLIMKENLEVMNERNLKIPVILGGAALTKRYVDGDLRPLYKGDVYYANDAFDGLRYMEDILSGRAETPSQEKKIAADPESLTGSEAKIALALEVESAESAHGVGGNTAPAARSKVRSDVSIPQPPFWGSRIVKDVSLDEVFKYVNETALIRGQWRFVRGTMGDEEYQRLMNDQVLPEYQSLREQVKREQLLVPQVVYGYFPCQSDGNELIIYHVPSEEAEESESEMRNPKSEPSNPQFSEWLRFSFPRQTDDRHLCIADYFASVGSGKMDVLACHVVTVGQRASEYAKKLYDANSYKDYLYFHGLSVESAEALAELWHKRMREDLGIAGNDAPHIKRLFSQGYQGSRFSFGYPACPRLEDQTKLFELLKPERIGVFLTEEYQMEPEQSTSALVVHHPEARYFTVK from the coding sequence ATGCCTATTTCCTTCCTCGACATACTCAAAGAGAAGATCGTTGTTTTCGACGGTGCCACGGGGACTCATCTGCAAAGTCAGAACCTGACGGCAGATGATTTCGGCGGCGAGCATTATAACGGCTGCAATGAATATCTCGTCGTCACCAGGCCCTCCGCTGTGGAAAACGTCCATCGGGATTATCTGGAGGCGGGATGTGATGTCATCGAAACGAACTCCTTCGGCGGAGCCAGCACGGTTCTCGCGGAGTACGGTCTCGGAGATTCGTCGTATGATCTCAATTTCAAAGCCGCTTCCCTTGCCCGCAATGTCGCTCATGGATACTCACGCAAAGGACATCCGCGCTTTGTCGCCGGCTCGATGGGACCAACGACGAAACTTCCCTCTCTCGGGCACATCTCATTCAAAGAGATGGCGGATTCATATCAGGTCCAGGCCCGGGCACTCATCGATGGCGGTGTTGATCTCCTCAGCCTTGAAACATGTCAGGATGTGCTTCAAATCAAATCGGCTCTCTGCGGTATCCACGACGCATTCCAGGCGAGTGGAAAACGCGTGCCGATCGTTGTCTCGGTGACCATCGAGACGATGGGGACCATGCTGCTCGGAACAGAGATTGCCGCGGCGCTCGCCGCCATTGAGCCGTTCGATGTGGATGTCATCGGCATGAACTGCGCGACAGGCCCAAAGGAAATGTCCGATCACGTCCGGGTTCTTTCGGCGAGTTCTCCGAAGCCCATATTTGTCATGCCGAATGCCGGTCTGCCTGAAAACATCGGCGGCAAGGCGCATTATCATCTCTCGCCCCCCGAGCTCTCCAAATACCTCTCGCATTTTGTGAAGGATCTCGGTGTGCAGGTTGTCGGCGGATGCTGCGGGACCACCCAGGAACACATACGACAGCTCGTGCAGGCCGTTGGAAACCTCTCGCCCGCGCCGCGGAAATTCGATTTCGTCCCCGGGGCCTCCAGTCTCTATCAGGCAATTCCGTTCCAGACTCTTCCGCCGCCCATTCTCATCGGCGAGAGAACCAACGCGAACGGAAGCAAGCAGTTCCGCGAACTCCTCCTGAAAGAGGATTGGGAAGCGATGGTCGCAATGGGGCGCGACCAGGTTCGCGAGCAGGCGCATATGCTCGACGTGTGCGTTGCCTACGCCGGCCGGAACGAGGCAGCCGATATGCGCGAGCTTATTACGCGCTTCAACACGCAGATATCGATCCCGCTTGTGCTCGACTCGACGGAGCCGCCGGTCATTGAGGAAGCACTGCAGCGCATCGGCGGCAAGGCCATCGTCAACTCGATCAACCTCGAAGACGGTGAGGAACGGCTCGCGAAGGTCGTCGGCCTCTGCAAACGGTACGGGGCCGCTGTCATAGCTCTGACGATCGACGAGAACGGCATGACGAAGACGGCTCAGTCCAAACTTGCCGTCGCCCGCCGTATCTACGAACTGGCCGTGGGAAAATACGGCATGAAGCCGCACGACCTCATCTTCGACCTGCTCACGTTCACCCTGGGTTCCGGCGAGGAGGAGTTCAGGAGATCCGGGCTTGAAACGCTCGAAGGCATCCGGCTTGTGAAGCAGGAATTCCCGGGTGTTCATACGAGCCTCGGTGTCAGCAACGTGTCGTTCGGTCTCTCTCCGGCTCTGCGTCACGCACTCAACAGCGTGTTCCTGCATTTCGCTGTCGAGGCCGGATTGGATATGGCGATCGTCCACGCGTCGAAAATAATGCCTCTCTTCAAGATCGACGAACGCGGCCGGGAGCTCTGCCGACATCTGATCTTTGACGAGCGCAAGTACGAAGGGGAAGGAGCCGACCGTCGTTGTGTCTACGATCCGCTGACGGAACTGATGGCCTACTATGCCGGTCAGAAGACGGGTGAGAAGGCCAGGACCGAACCGCGTGGCGGAACCATCGAGGAGCGTCTGAAAAACCGCATCATCGATGGAAACAAAGTTGGCATACCCGTAGACCTCGAGGAAGCCCTCAAACGAATCCCGGCCCTGGATATCATCAACGTGGTCTTGCTCGATGGGATGAAAGTCGTCGGTGAACTTTTCGGGTCAGGCCAGATGCAACTTCCGTTTGTGCTCCAATCTGCTGAAGTCATGAAGTCCGCCGTCTCCTTTCTTGAACCGTTCCTCGACAAGAAGGAAGGTTCGCAGAAGGGGACGCTGGTGATCGCGACGGTCAAAGGGGATGTCCATGACATTGGCAAGAACCTCGTCGACATTATCCTTACGAACAATGGATACCGGGTCATCAACCTCGGCATACGATGCCCTATCGAAACAATGCTCCAGGCAGTCCACGAACACAACGCGGATGCAATCGGGATGAGCGGTCTGCTGGTGAAATCGACCCTCATCATGAAGGAGAACCTGGAGGTCATGAATGAGCGGAACCTCAAAATCCCGGTGATCCTCGGCGGCGCGGCGCTGACGAAACGTTATGTCGATGGAGACCTTCGTCCCCTGTACAAGGGAGATGTCTACTACGCCAATGATGCGTTCGACGGGCTGCGCTACATGGAGGACATTCTAAGCGGCAGAGCCGAGACACCGTCTCAGGAGAAGAAAATCGCTGCCGACCCGGAATCGCTGACCGGCTCTGAAGCCAAGATCGCCCTCGCTCTGGAAGTCGAGTCCGCTGAATCTGCTCACGGCGTGGGAGGAAACACCGCCCCGGCTGCTCGTTCGAAAGTCAGATCCGATGTTTCCATCCCGCAGCCGCCGTTCTGGGGATCTCGGATAGTCAAAGACGTGTCGCTGGATGAAGTCTTCAAGTATGTCAACGAGACCGCGCTCATCAGGGGACAGTGGCGCTTCGTGCGCGGGACGATGGGCGACGAGGAGTACCAGCGGTTGATGAATGATCAGGTGCTGCCTGAGTACCAGAGCCTGCGGGAACAGGTGAAGCGCGAGCAGCTTCTCGTTCCCCAGGTCGTGTACGGCTATTTCCCATGCCAATCTGATGGCAACGAGCTCATTATCTATCACGTACCGTCTGAGGAGGCGGAAGAGTCTGAATCCGAAATGCGAAATCCGAAATCCGAACCCTCCAATCCGCAATTCTCAGAGTGGCTTCGGTTCTCCTTCCCGCGGCAGACCGATGATCGTCATCTCTGCATTGCCGACTACTTCGCGTCCGTCGGATCAGGGAAGATGGATGTGCTGGCATGCCACGTGGTGACGGTTGGCCAGCGGGCTTCGGAATATGCGAAGAAACTGTACGACGCGAACAGCTATAAAGACTATCTGTATTTCCATGGCTTGAGCGTGGAGAGCGCCGAGGCGCTCGCCGAGCTCTGGCACAAGCGGATGAGGGAGGATCTCGGAATCGCTGGAAACGACGCCCCGCACATCAAGCGGTTGTTCAGCCAGGGATATCAGGGGTCGAGGTTCAGTTTCGGATATCCTGCCTGCCCGCGTCTCGAGGATCAAACCAAGCTCTTCGAACTTCTGAAGCCGGAACGCATCGGGGTCTTCCTGACAGAAGAATACCAGATGGAGCCGGAGCAGTCGACGTCCGCTCTCGTCGTGCATCATCCCGAAGCCCGGTACTTTACCGTTAAATGA
- a CDS encoding 2,3-bisphosphoglycerate-dependent phosphoglycerate mutase, which produces MPNLILLRHGESQWNLENRFTGWTDVPLSPKGEQEAHEAGQKLKAYKFDKAYTSVLKRAINTLQIVLKITGQENIPTEYDKALNERHYGALQGLNKAETAVKYGDAQVKLWRRSYDVPPPSEVTELNPMGISESLKDTAARTLPYFDTKILPDIKAGKNIIVAAHGNSLRSIVMQLDNLTREQVIELNIPTGVPLLYVYDTAGKILEHKYL; this is translated from the coding sequence ATGCCAAATCTCATACTACTTCGCCACGGCGAATCGCAATGGAACCTGGAAAACAGGTTCACCGGATGGACCGATGTTCCGCTGTCACCGAAGGGGGAACAGGAAGCGCACGAAGCCGGTCAGAAATTGAAGGCCTACAAGTTCGACAAAGCGTACACCTCGGTCCTCAAGAGGGCCATCAACACTCTGCAGATTGTTCTGAAAATCACGGGTCAGGAGAACATCCCCACCGAGTATGACAAGGCGTTGAACGAGCGGCACTATGGCGCCCTGCAAGGATTGAACAAGGCAGAGACGGCAGTGAAATACGGCGACGCCCAGGTGAAACTCTGGAGGCGAAGCTATGACGTGCCGCCTCCGAGCGAAGTGACCGAGTTGAATCCGATGGGGATCAGCGAGAGCCTGAAGGATACAGCTGCCCGTACACTTCCGTACTTTGATACCAAGATTCTCCCGGATATCAAAGCCGGCAAGAATATCATTGTCGCCGCACATGGCAACAGCCTTCGGTCCATCGTGATGCAGCTCGACAATCTCACGAGGGAACAAGTGATCGAATTGAATATCCCGACCGGTGTCCCGCTACTCTATGTCTATGACACTGCAGGAAAGATCCTCGAGCACAAATACTTGTAA
- a CDS encoding DUF309 domain-containing protein produces the protein MDERFYEGIREFNGGRYFEAHDILEDLWQGYREPDRVFLQALIHSAVGLYHLENNNFKGARSQLSKACSKLEPYLPAHWGLNVNLLCASLKDQMEILEGRERSGEKSGEIFDRPRMQLISDNYLTIS, from the coding sequence ATGGATGAGCGATTCTACGAGGGAATCAGGGAATTTAACGGGGGAAGGTATTTTGAGGCGCATGATATTCTCGAAGATCTCTGGCAAGGCTATCGCGAACCAGACCGTGTGTTCCTGCAGGCGTTGATCCACTCCGCCGTTGGCCTCTATCATCTCGAAAACAACAATTTCAAAGGGGCCCGCAGCCAGCTCTCGAAAGCCTGCTCAAAGTTGGAGCCCTATCTGCCTGCACATTGGGGCCTGAATGTGAATCTGTTGTGTGCATCATTGAAGGATCAGATGGAGATCCTGGAAGGGCGTGAGCGGAGCGGGGAGAAGAGTGGCGAGATTTTCGACAGACCAAGAATGCAATTGATATCTGACAATTATCTGACAATTTCTTAA
- a CDS encoding YfhL family 4Fe-4S dicluster ferredoxin, which yields MATFITEECINCGACEPECPNTAIYAGGVQWEKDGATHEAISNDFYYIVPEKCTECVGHFEKEQCAAVCPVDCCVPDPNIVETEDVLFERAKKLHPDRTFTELSAATSRFRK from the coding sequence ATGGCGACATTTATCACTGAGGAATGTATCAACTGCGGAGCATGTGAGCCGGAGTGTCCGAACACGGCGATCTATGCTGGCGGAGTCCAATGGGAGAAGGACGGAGCCACGCACGAGGCAATCTCGAACGACTTCTACTACATCGTTCCTGAGAAATGCACCGAGTGTGTGGGACATTTTGAAAAGGAGCAATGTGCCGCGGTCTGTCCGGTGGACTGCTGCGTCCCGGATCCGAATATTGTGGAGACCGAGGACGTGCTCTTCGAGCGGGCAAAGAAGCTGCATCCCGATCGCACGTTTACTGAACTGAGTGCGGCGACGTCACGCTTCAGAAAGTAA
- a CDS encoding MBL fold metallo-hydrolase: MKIGEYDIVSLETGRFWLDGGAMFGVVPWVFWSKSNPPDARQRIELAARCWLVRGHGRTILVDDGNGSKWSEKLKDIYNLNTTAGDLLQSLRNLNVSPEAVTDVILTHLHFDHAGGSTTVVDGRIIPTFANARYHVQKKQWELSQNPTEKDRGSFMRDDFVPLREYGVLELIDGECELFPGIELLVCNGHTNAQQLPKISDGRSTMLFCCDLVPTISHIPWPYVMAYDVRPLVTIEEKKKIFGRACEEGWILFLEHDPTTTAITLRSAEKGFAVHQRLMSI; encoded by the coding sequence ATGAAGATCGGTGAATACGATATTGTCTCCCTCGAAACAGGGCGCTTCTGGCTCGATGGAGGGGCAATGTTTGGGGTCGTTCCGTGGGTGTTCTGGAGCAAGTCGAATCCGCCTGATGCACGGCAGCGGATCGAACTCGCGGCCCGTTGCTGGCTCGTTCGGGGGCATGGCCGGACTATCCTGGTTGATGATGGCAACGGTTCTAAATGGAGCGAGAAGCTGAAGGATATCTACAATCTCAACACGACCGCTGGAGATCTGCTGCAGTCGCTCAGGAACCTCAACGTCTCCCCCGAAGCAGTCACGGACGTCATACTGACCCACCTCCATTTTGACCATGCCGGAGGTTCGACGACCGTTGTGGATGGCAGGATCATTCCTACCTTTGCGAACGCTCGATACCATGTCCAGAAAAAGCAATGGGAGCTTTCTCAGAATCCCACAGAGAAGGACCGTGGGAGTTTCATGCGGGATGACTTCGTGCCGCTCCGGGAGTATGGGGTTCTGGAACTGATCGACGGAGAATGCGAGCTTTTCCCGGGTATCGAACTGCTTGTGTGCAACGGCCACACGAATGCACAGCAGCTTCCGAAGATCTCGGACGGCCGCTCCACGATGCTGTTTTGCTGCGACCTGGTTCCGACGATTTCCCATATCCCGTGGCCATATGTGATGGCCTACGACGTCAGACCTCTTGTGACGATCGAAGAAAAGAAAAAGATTTTCGGCCGGGCTTGTGAAGAAGGGTGGATCCTGTTCCTGGAACACGATCCGACGACAACAGCGATCACGCTCAGGAGCGCGGAGAAGGGTTTTGCAGTCCATCAACGATTGATGTCGATCTAA
- a CDS encoding Rieske 2Fe-2S domain-containing protein: MNRFVKVARTTDFGTRKSMRVTIENVDIALFSVDGAYHAVQNDCPHQHFSALHDGILNGAEITCPMHGWTFDLASGKATIGGGRLKRYSLKVVGEDILVEVPNDEPDWAKK; the protein is encoded by the coding sequence ATGAATCGCTTTGTGAAAGTAGCCCGGACGACGGACTTCGGTACTCGAAAATCGATGCGTGTGACAATTGAGAACGTTGACATCGCTTTGTTCTCTGTCGATGGCGCCTATCATGCCGTTCAGAACGATTGCCCCCACCAGCATTTTTCTGCGTTGCACGATGGAATCCTCAACGGTGCGGAGATTACGTGCCCGATGCACGGATGGACGTTTGATCTTGCTTCAGGCAAGGCCACGATCGGCGGCGGAAGGCTGAAGCGGTACTCATTGAAAGTCGTTGGCGAGGATATTCTCGTCGAAGTCCCGAACGACGAGCCGGACTGGGCGAAGAAGTGA
- the queG gene encoding tRNA epoxyqueuosine(34) reductase QueG → MTPNQILTRAIKTKALELGFSGVGVACARSLESEGVRLQQWLSRGYHGTMEWMQKNLEKRTDPRLLLPNARSVISLALNYYTPPEHSWNIETGKISRYAWGDDYHLVMTSRILQLVDCIKTESPGVNAKAYVDTGPVMDKAWAVRAGIGWLGKHTNVITKEYGSWVFLGEIILDAELEYDEPILDFCGSCTACIAACPTDAIVEAYLLDSTRCISYLTIEHRGPIPEELKPRFDNWVYGCDICQDVCPWNRFQQPTGEQAFFPRAENVEPRLADLENISAEEFARRFKKSPVKRTKRNGMIRNAKAVQEGRTGKATT, encoded by the coding sequence GTGACGCCGAATCAAATCCTCACGCGGGCGATCAAGACGAAGGCCCTCGAACTTGGATTCTCGGGTGTCGGAGTCGCGTGCGCACGGAGTCTGGAATCTGAAGGTGTGAGGCTGCAGCAGTGGCTTTCCCGCGGGTATCACGGTACGATGGAATGGATGCAAAAGAACCTCGAAAAGCGTACCGATCCCCGCCTGCTGCTCCCGAACGCACGATCTGTAATCTCGCTCGCTCTGAACTACTACACTCCGCCTGAACATAGCTGGAACATCGAAACCGGGAAGATTTCCCGCTATGCGTGGGGGGATGATTATCATCTCGTGATGACGTCGCGAATCCTTCAGCTTGTTGACTGCATCAAAACAGAAAGTCCCGGGGTTAACGCGAAAGCCTACGTCGATACCGGTCCTGTGATGGACAAGGCCTGGGCGGTCCGCGCGGGAATCGGTTGGCTGGGGAAGCACACGAACGTCATCACAAAAGAATACGGGTCGTGGGTCTTCCTGGGCGAGATCATCCTGGACGCGGAGCTGGAATACGATGAACCGATCCTGGATTTCTGCGGCTCGTGTACAGCATGCATCGCGGCTTGCCCCACGGACGCGATCGTTGAGGCGTATCTCCTCGATTCGACGAGGTGTATTTCGTACCTTACAATAGAGCACAGGGGCCCGATACCGGAGGAACTCAAACCGCGATTCGACAATTGGGTGTACGGCTGTGATATCTGTCAGGATGTCTGTCCGTGGAATCGATTTCAACAGCCGACGGGAGAGCAGGCATTCTTTCCCAGAGCCGAAAACGTGGAACCCCGGCTGGCCGACCTTGAAAACATCTCTGCGGAAGAGTTTGCCAGGCGATTCAAAAAGAGTCCCGTGAAACGGACAAAGAGAAATGGAATGATCCGAAACGCGAAAGCAGTCCAAGAAGGAAGAACAGGCAAGGCAACAACATAG